The Amblyraja radiata isolate CabotCenter1 chromosome 5, sAmbRad1.1.pri, whole genome shotgun sequence genome includes the window TAAAGTATGgatgtcgaaagtgcagcccttcCAAAAAAATGAGCGTGTATTAGCAATTCACCTATAACATCCTCATAATGAGTTGTGGAATATATGTTGCTTCATTACAACTGTAAAATCATCAGCATCATCTTACTGTAAACTGGAATTTAAGTTGATATTCTAAACCCATAGTTTAATTATTTTACCTGAAGTTACTCATCTGGGTTTTAATGGATTTTATGAGCACCCAGGCACTTCTTATAGAATACTCCCATGGCTTCTTAGAGTGAGATAGACGTGGATGTTATTTCACCCAAAATATAAGTTGTGTCCTTGTGTGAGGGTGCACATTTCCATTGaaataacatatatatatataacatataatataacatataccaattacagcatggaaacaggccatcgcggCCCTTCTaggccgtgccgaacacttactctcacctagtcccatctacctgcactcagaccataacccttcattcctttcccgtccatatacttatccaatttatttttaaatgataaaatcgaacctgcctaaaTAAATTAGGAAATGTTTCCAAAATGTCTACCTAGAGGTTTAAAGCCAATACTTTGCATTGTTTCCTGGAGAATaattaattacatttaaaaataaatcattggAACTATGTATAATTATTTTTCAGTAAACAATGATTATTTCTGTTTTTTTCATATGCTTAATCTTCTGGTTTAATTTTCTAATGATacatctctccctgtttctatttcAACCtgcctttttttgttatttacAATAATTATAAGGTTATAAGAATTATAAGAATAAAAGTTAGTTCAAATTGATCTGCAGCTTGCAGCTCATTGTTTTAAAGTTGGCAAGTTGAAAGAGTTCCAATGTGTCAGTAATGAAAATAAAACATAGAGTAGTATTTATAGACAAGCGTAGACCAAAAAAATGTGAACATTATCCAGCAGGATTTTGTACTCAGAGAAAATAAATTTTTCTGGGAATAATGATTCCTTTATAATGTTAATATTGATACAGGAAAGGACAATTTTCTAACTGCCCAGTttatttctctttatttttcactCTATTTTTGCCTCTTCCTTTCTGAGACACTCTAAAATCAAGGCTTAATGGTATTCATTAGCAAATCTTATGGTAAAAGCTTTAAAAAATCACCGAGCAGTTTTTATATTCAAACCATTTGAACAAACAAAACATCTTAGGAATCCCACTACGCACAAGGGAAGATGAGTTGCACTGAATCACACTGATGGATGCGAGGGAAtattttagatgggacatgttcagATTTTTGCATATTGGGAGTTGTAATACAGAGAACTATACATTAACTCCCTCCAGCTAACAGAACAGTATCTCCAAAGAAAATATACATTTCATATGGGGACTTTTAAGATACATTGGCATATAATAAACACATTTACATGAACCACAAGTACTAGATTGTAAAATGTCCTTTATATTATATTGAAAATGAAACCTGCCACAGCAATATTTCAGAGAGTAAACATTTTTAACTTGTTTAATTTCTCTTTTATTTCCTGTGTCACTGTTTTCTCTTGATAATGACCTTGGGATTATTGGCAATTTCCTCCCATTTCTTGTGTCTATGACACGAACCATAACTGGATTTCCCTTGTCGTGACAGACCACCTCACTGGTTTTTTCACACTTTTGCCTTAACGTGCCCCTACCATCAGGCACACATGTTCTTTTCCATCTCTGCTTTTAAAGGGGAACCACTCCGTAACCTTGGCTTCGCTTTTGATCGAACAACTTCAGAAATTTATCTTGAGGTCCTTGACTAGCATGTTTCCAGATATATTACGCGGCCTTCGACATTTTATGGTGTGGGATAGtaatttaatatattaaaattgctACTTCTGGTATACTAGAGGCTTGGTGTTGGCGCCAGCTGAAAGGGGTCTTTCTTTAAGAGATTGTTTCAGAGTATGCAAAATAATAATCGGAGTCAATTAATAATTGAATTTCTTAATTATGGAATTTGCATCGTTGATGATATTGGATTAGGCTTTAAGGAGAACGATTCCTAATTTTCTAGCAGCATTTTCAGTGTTGAAAAGGAGACGGGGCACTTGTTTTGACAGATggaacatactgctcgagaacaaaATATCCGTGGAGCATTTCATTTCCGCGAAATTGACACTGGGATTATCTGCAGATATAAGAATATTACGGTAATATACGTACCCAAAGCGACAATCCTTTGATTTAATGCAGTTTCATGCGAGTGAGTGATACGGAATACTGATGTACTTCAGTAAGTAATTTATGAGCATCGTGTTACTAACATTTGCGACTAAAAGTGCTGAGCAATTTCATTCGCTCGGCTCTCTACTTGGTTAGTGGATGTAAAAAAAGAGGTAATTAAACGGTGGTCAAAATGGAAAGTTGTTTTAGTGATTATTGTTATTTTTGCATGCGTTAGAAACAAGAAAGGATCGGGTAGAATGAGAGACACTGCAATCGTAGTGAACAGAGACGGCCCCCGCTTTCCAGCTCCCTCCTCCAGGGAGTGGGCTGCCTCCGGATCCGAATGACAGGCGGCGGCAGCAATGGGCTGTGCGGCGTGCAGTGGCAGAGCGAATGGGAGGCGGGCAGGGGTGGTTCCCGCAGCGCGGCTGTCTCATATGCAGAGCGGGCGAGAGCGGCATCGCGCCTCACTCACCTTGGACGGACTGCGCGCATGGAGCAACGCTGAGAACCGCTGCAGCATCGGGGAGcggtgctgctgctgccgccgccgccgggcGCCAGGTGAGTTCATGCATCCCACAAAGCGGTCGGTAGAAGAATCAAAACCTCCTCGATTAATGCACAgtctttaaaaaataaactgctggtcaAGGGGGAGTTCTGTTGCAGTTATACACATAGTTTGTATCAAATTTATTGCGAATCAGAGGTGGAGTTTGCCGGGCGAGAGCTAAATCCAGTGCCAGTTTGTTTTCGATTTCGCCTTTAAAGGATGCAAAAGGGGGTTAGAGTTATCTGGGGGAAGTGACTATAGTCTGTTTAGAAGGTCGTGTGTTGAACCAGCTTCTAAACTGAGTTCTGCAGGGGTTTTGCACTGGTGCAGATCAGATTCCAACCTTAGGGTTGGATTGGAGGCAGGCGGGAGGAGGAACCTGTGAATTAATTGGTTTGTCTAGAGGAGTTGGCATGCGGGGGTTAGTTAGATTTGGATAACATGTGGGTGTTTGGGAGGGACAAGGATGGGGTGTGGGTGCTTTTAAAAAGGAGCTACATTCTGTCTAAAATACAAAGTCCGAGAGTAACTccggggcggggcggggaggGGGTCAGGAACATCTATCGAAGGAGTGGATAGGTCATGTTTTAGAATTGTGTTGGTAAGAACTGCATGTTTTGGGTTGTGGGAAGTATGAAACTGAGGAAGTATGAAAgtgtcctgaccagaaatgttgcctatccatccgttccctagatgctgcctgaccctctgagttactccagcactttgtgttttatgctgcagtgtgtgtgtgtgtatgtatatgtgtaggaaggaactgcagatgaccgaagatagacactggagtaacttagtgggtcagtcaacatctctggagaaaaggaataagtgacgtttcgggtggagcccCTTCCTCAGACGtgttggttggtgtgtgtgtatatgtgtatacatgtgtgtgttcCTGTCTGCTATCTTCCCAGGTGTGTTCCCTGTCCTCGCAGTGCGTGCCCCAGTGCATGGTGTCATTGATGGGAAATCAAATCGACCGGATCACCCACCTGAACTACAGCGAGCTCCCCACCGGCGACCCCTCGGGCATCGAGAAGGACGAGCTGAGGGTGGGGGTGGCCTACTTCTTCTCGGACGATGAGGACGAGCTGGACGAGAGGGCCCCGCCGCCCGAGAAGATCTGGCGTGAGCCGGGGCCGCCGAAGGACGGCACGGCGGCGGCGGTGCTGCTGCTGGGCGAGCTGGAGTACTCGGCCTTCTGCTGTCAGGAGTGCATCTTCTCCAAGCTGGGCGGCAGCCAGGACCTGAGCGCCTACCCGGTCAGCGCCCTGCTGCCCAGGTGCCGGGCTGGGGACCTGCTGGAGCTGGTGCGGGGAGGTGGGCAGCCGGCCCACTGGGTGGTGTATGTGGGTGCCAGCCGGGTCATCCACCTGCAAGGGAGGGAGATCCGAGAGGAGCACCTGGCACAGGTGAGCGCAGGGCGGGCGGGCCGCATCGTCAACACCTGGTACCGCTACCGGGCGCTGCCGCCCGACCTGGTGGTGCACAACGCCCGGGGCcatgtggggctgaagggccatgaGATCTGCTGGACCAACTCGGAGAGCTTCGCCGCCTGGTGCCGCTTCGGCAAGCGGGAGTTCAAGGCTGGCGGCGAGGCTGGGGGCCAGGGGGGCGACGGGCGGCTGCAGGAGGGCCGCTACCTGCTTAAGCTGCACCTGCCCGACAGCAGGGTG containing:
- the lratd1 gene encoding protein LRATD1, whose product is MVSLMGNQIDRITHLNYSELPTGDPSGIEKDELRVGVAYFFSDDEDELDERAPPPEKIWREPGPPKDGTAAAVLLLGELEYSAFCCQECIFSKLGGSQDLSAYPVSALLPRCRAGDLLELVRGGGQPAHWVVYVGASRVIHLQGREIREEHLAQVSAGRAGRIVNTWYRYRALPPDLVVHNARGHVGLKGHEICWTNSESFAAWCRFGKREFKAGGEAGGQGGDGRLQEGRYLLKLHLPDSRVHTLNFPSLEDLIREKRRQDAGGKVGVLKELSVLNQK